A stretch of the Paenibacillus dendritiformis genome encodes the following:
- a CDS encoding efflux RND transporter periplasmic adaptor subunit yields MRNRWIAGCLVAALLGTALAGCSSPPAEEPAQGAQQEKETPVQVAAVEKGSLSQHNEIIGTANPSRTVDIIPKLNGELVRLNVKKGDIVSKGATLGIIDADDLEVQLKLEQFSLEQAQDQYKTLHNAQASDLELDQAKRSIEQAQLRVKQASNRVADATLKAPMSGQVIRVAAEAGEFVTSTSPLFTIVSTNPVTFSANVSANQMLLLQNRKETKVEVPDVGKTFTARITYLSPVANEGGFYALETQADNAKGEIKPGMTAKFIVEQEVLKDALLVPTEAIVEKNGASYVFVVKNGRAVEEAVEVLESQSKMTAVKGNLQANDQIVIKGQMTLSDGNKVKLIEGAR; encoded by the coding sequence GTGAGAAACCGATGGATTGCAGGCTGCCTCGTCGCAGCATTGCTCGGAACGGCGCTGGCGGGATGCAGCAGTCCTCCGGCCGAAGAGCCCGCGCAAGGGGCTCAGCAGGAGAAGGAAACCCCTGTTCAGGTGGCCGCTGTAGAGAAAGGCTCTCTCAGCCAGCACAATGAAATTATCGGGACGGCCAACCCGAGCAGAACCGTCGATATCATTCCGAAGCTGAACGGCGAACTGGTACGCTTGAATGTCAAGAAGGGCGACATCGTCTCCAAGGGGGCGACGCTCGGCATCATTGACGCGGATGATCTAGAAGTCCAGCTGAAGCTGGAGCAGTTCAGCCTGGAGCAGGCGCAAGATCAGTACAAGACACTGCATAACGCCCAAGCATCGGATCTTGAGCTGGATCAGGCGAAGCGCAGCATTGAACAGGCTCAGTTGCGCGTCAAGCAGGCCAGCAACAGGGTGGCGGATGCGACCTTGAAAGCCCCGATGAGCGGACAGGTTATTCGCGTGGCGGCGGAAGCGGGAGAATTCGTCACCTCAACCTCCCCGCTGTTCACGATCGTTTCCACCAATCCGGTGACGTTCTCGGCCAATGTCAGCGCGAATCAGATGCTGTTGCTGCAGAACCGGAAAGAGACGAAGGTCGAAGTGCCGGATGTGGGCAAAACCTTCACTGCCCGGATCACGTATCTGTCCCCCGTCGCCAATGAAGGCGGATTCTACGCGCTCGAGACGCAAGCGGACAATGCGAAGGGCGAGATCAAGCCCGGCATGACAGCGAAGTTCATCGTCGAGCAGGAAGTGTTGAAGGATGCCCTCCTCGTTCCTACGGAAGCGATCGTGGAGAAGAACGGCGCATCGTATGTGTTTGTCGTTAAAAATGGACGAGCCGTCGAAGAAGCCGTGGAAGTGCTGGAATCCCAATCCAAAATGACGGCGGTGAAAGGCAATCTCCAGGCGAACGATCAAATCGTCATCAAGGGACAAATGACCTTATCCGACGGCAATAAAGTGAAACTCATCGAGGGGGCGCGCTAA
- a CDS encoding ATP-dependent DNA helicase yields the protein MERYPFDYDPSRPYIPQVSDWVADVFYDILPEAGFEVRDEQIYMAFQLERAYAEKRAILAEAGVGTGKTMAYLLYAICYARYMRKPAVIACADESLIEQLVKPEGDIAKLSAHLKLDIDARLGKSPDQYLCLMKLDQARSKWTDEDAPLYDAIYEGLPSFVRRPESRQAFHAYGGRTEYPELNDARWERINWDTFQDCFVCEKRHRCGQTLSREHYRKAADLIICSHDYYMEHLWTAESRKREGQLPLLPDHCAVVFDEGHLLESAALMAVSYKLKHDVFEELLLRLLNGEVRENLAQLIDQAIDQSGYLFRALAERSQAIAGSDRSRVMLDEPLLQELRRFRRMIDDIEEALVYESELYTLNAYELRIVEEHLDMIQKALALFERLDKPICWTTERGDGLVFSIMPKTIKEILGERLFTARMPIVFSSATLSVDGSFKYVADSLGMGDYLSFSVPSSYDYENVMEAAAPLPYGQDSFAARTGMAISILEQTRGGALMLFRTREELQRFKQEMETSGYPDESGTRFLYEGDQEISRLIAAFQADADSVLCAVSLWEGLDVPGEALTKVIIWSLPYPPDDPVFLAKREAAADPFAEVDMPYMLLRLRQGIGRLIRTSSDYGRVAILDGDAYRTEAIRAQIQAAFPAGVELKEKL from the coding sequence TTGGAACGGTACCCCTTTGATTATGATCCCTCCCGCCCCTATATTCCGCAGGTAAGCGACTGGGTGGCGGACGTTTTTTATGACATCCTGCCGGAGGCCGGCTTTGAAGTGCGGGATGAGCAGATATACATGGCTTTTCAACTGGAGCGCGCTTATGCCGAGAAGCGGGCTATCCTTGCCGAGGCCGGAGTAGGGACGGGCAAGACGATGGCTTATTTGCTGTATGCGATCTGCTATGCCCGCTATATGCGGAAGCCTGCGGTCATCGCGTGCGCGGATGAGTCGCTCATCGAGCAGCTGGTGAAGCCGGAAGGCGATATCGCGAAGCTGTCGGCGCATCTGAAGCTGGACATCGATGCCAGACTCGGCAAATCGCCGGATCAATACCTCTGCCTGATGAAGCTGGATCAGGCCCGCTCGAAGTGGACGGACGAGGACGCGCCGCTCTATGATGCCATCTATGAAGGGCTGCCAAGCTTCGTCCGCCGCCCCGAATCCCGGCAAGCGTTCCATGCGTACGGGGGCCGGACCGAGTATCCCGAGCTGAACGATGCCCGGTGGGAGCGGATCAACTGGGATACGTTCCAGGATTGCTTCGTGTGCGAGAAGCGGCACCGCTGCGGGCAGACGCTGTCCCGGGAGCATTACCGCAAGGCTGCCGATCTGATTATTTGCTCGCATGATTATTATATGGAGCATCTGTGGACGGCGGAGAGCCGGAAGCGGGAAGGGCAATTGCCGCTGCTGCCGGACCATTGCGCGGTCGTCTTCGATGAAGGCCATCTGCTGGAGTCGGCGGCGCTGATGGCAGTCAGCTACAAGCTCAAGCATGATGTCTTCGAGGAGCTGCTGCTTCGCCTGTTGAACGGCGAGGTGCGGGAGAACCTGGCGCAGCTAATCGATCAGGCGATTGATCAGAGCGGATATCTGTTCCGTGCGCTGGCTGAGCGCAGTCAGGCTATCGCCGGCTCCGACCGCAGCCGGGTGATGCTCGACGAACCGCTGCTGCAGGAGCTGCGCCGCTTCCGGCGAATGATCGACGACATCGAGGAAGCGCTCGTATATGAGAGCGAGCTGTACACCCTGAACGCCTATGAGCTGCGGATCGTCGAAGAGCATCTCGACATGATTCAAAAGGCGCTCGCGCTGTTCGAACGGTTGGACAAGCCGATATGCTGGACGACCGAGCGCGGGGACGGGCTCGTCTTCTCTATTATGCCGAAGACGATCAAGGAGATCTTGGGGGAGCGGCTCTTCACGGCACGGATGCCGATCGTCTTTTCTTCGGCGACGCTGTCGGTGGACGGTTCCTTCAAGTACGTGGCGGACAGTCTCGGGATGGGAGACTACTTGTCGTTCTCCGTCCCGTCTTCCTATGATTATGAGAATGTGATGGAGGCGGCGGCGCCCCTTCCTTACGGTCAAGACAGCTTCGCGGCAAGGACCGGGATGGCGATCTCCATCCTGGAGCAGACCCGCGGCGGCGCGCTGATGCTGTTCCGGACGCGGGAGGAGCTGCAGCGCTTCAAGCAGGAGATGGAGACATCCGGCTATCCCGATGAATCCGGCACGCGCTTCCTGTATGAAGGCGATCAGGAGATCAGCCGCCTTATTGCCGCCTTCCAGGCGGATGCGGACAGCGTGCTCTGCGCCGTCAGCCTGTGGGAGGGTCTCGACGTGCCGGGGGAGGCGCTGACCAAGGTCATTATCTGGTCGCTGCCTTATCCGCCGGATGATCCCGTATTCCTGGCGAAGCGCGAGGCCGCGGCGGATCCGTTCGCCGAGGTTGACATGCCATATATGCTGCTTCGCCTGCGCCAAGGCATCGGACGGCTGATCCGCACGTCGTCTGATTATGGACGGGTCGCGATTCTGGACGGAGACGCATACCGAACCGAGGCGATCCGGGCCCAGATCCAAGCGGCGTTCCCCGCGGGGGTCGAACTGAAGGAGAAGCTCTAG
- a CDS encoding efflux RND transporter permease subunit, whose amino-acid sequence MKIIDVSVKRPIGVMMVVLAIIALGLVSLRNLAIDLFPKIDLPIAVVATSYQGAAPEEIEKLISRPIEASLSTIQGIDTVSSQSEANSSLVMLQFKTGTNMDNALIDVREKVDQIKGMLPEDANDPSVLRFDPNQMPIITLGLTGASPEKLQEIADTNIIPFLERENGVASVSVAGGKTREILVELNRANLARYGIGASQVVQAINAENKSAVAGSVPKGVQELHIRVKGEYTSVEDIGRTLIHLPGGGQIQVSDIADINDTFKKQSSLTLVDGAPALVLSVQRQSDANTVAVADNVDKAVSRLQANLPHGIELKKVSDTSIFIRQSIDSVVSNMLSGGFLAVFILILFLRSIRSTFVIALSMPIAIISTFTLMYFTGQTLNIISMGGLALGIGMMVDNSIVILENIFTYRQKGMSMKDAAIKGASELASAVIASTTTTLVVFLPIVFVQGLTADIFRPLALTVCFSLIASLVVAITLIPTLSSKIVSQKKIVQSEKKGWYLRFFGSFVSGYKRILKWALGHRKTTVFATILLLVGSFFLAPFIGMEFMPGGDQGQIQISVQTPSGTSLEETKKVADDVAALLKPYESIIETASESIGGGGPFGGGANSATFTIQLIRATERDMTTKAMMQELTDAVSDIPGAEITVSAMESGLGAGSPIQIKLNGQEQDVLEEVAAQVVWLISDIQGVYNADSSAAEGNAELNISIDRSLAATYGLSYQQIMNEISLAMNGQLATQYREGGNEYDVRVILPEAERDSISALNALTIQSQTGQLVPLSAVAQFQQLQGPVMIQRENQQRQINVTADLAGRDLGSVSVEIEQALQKMNFPEGYTYSMGGETEEMMNSFADLAIALVFSIFLVYVVMAVQFESLLYPFIIMFSMPTMFVGVLFGLFITGTPLSVTALIGVIMLAGVVVNNAIILVDYINIQRRYGLDRHEAIMQGAPSRLRPIFMTTLTTVLGLIPLALGIGEGAEMQAPLAIVVIFGLCCSTIFTLLLVPVMYTYLDDFSNWIKRLFTRKNKTEAAHEAAV is encoded by the coding sequence GTGAAAATTATTGACGTCTCCGTTAAGCGTCCGATCGGCGTCATGATGGTCGTGCTTGCGATTATCGCGCTCGGTCTGGTCAGTCTTCGCAACCTCGCGATCGACCTGTTCCCCAAAATCGACCTTCCGATCGCCGTCGTCGCGACCTCCTATCAAGGAGCGGCGCCCGAAGAGATCGAGAAGCTCATATCCAGGCCGATCGAAGCTTCCTTAAGCACGATCCAGGGAATTGATACCGTGTCCTCGCAGTCGGAGGCGAACTCCTCGCTCGTCATGCTGCAGTTCAAGACCGGTACCAACATGGACAATGCCTTGATCGACGTCAGGGAGAAGGTCGATCAGATCAAAGGAATGCTTCCCGAGGATGCCAATGATCCGTCCGTGCTCCGCTTCGACCCGAATCAGATGCCCATCATCACCCTGGGGCTGACGGGCGCTTCTCCGGAGAAGCTGCAGGAGATCGCGGACACGAATATCATTCCGTTCCTGGAACGGGAGAATGGCGTCGCGTCGGTATCCGTCGCCGGCGGCAAGACGCGGGAGATTCTCGTCGAGCTGAACCGGGCGAATCTCGCGCGCTACGGCATCGGGGCGTCGCAGGTCGTCCAGGCGATTAATGCCGAGAACAAATCCGCCGTTGCCGGCTCGGTGCCGAAGGGCGTGCAGGAACTGCACATTCGGGTCAAGGGAGAATATACATCCGTCGAAGATATCGGCCGGACGCTGATTCACCTGCCTGGCGGCGGACAGATTCAAGTCAGCGATATCGCCGATATTAACGATACCTTCAAGAAGCAGAGCTCGCTTACGCTGGTGGATGGAGCGCCTGCGCTCGTCCTGTCGGTGCAGCGCCAGTCGGACGCCAACACCGTCGCCGTCGCCGACAACGTCGACAAGGCGGTCAGCCGGCTTCAGGCGAATCTGCCGCACGGCATCGAGCTCAAGAAGGTCTCCGACACGTCGATATTTATCCGGCAGTCGATCGACAGCGTAGTCAGCAATATGTTGAGCGGCGGATTCCTGGCCGTGTTCATCCTGATTCTGTTCCTGCGCAGCATCCGCTCCACGTTCGTCATCGCGCTGTCGATGCCGATCGCGATTATCTCGACGTTCACGCTGATGTATTTTACAGGCCAGACGCTGAACATCATCTCCATGGGCGGACTCGCCCTTGGCATCGGCATGATGGTCGACAACTCGATCGTCATCCTGGAGAACATCTTCACCTACCGGCAGAAAGGGATGTCGATGAAGGACGCCGCGATCAAGGGCGCCTCCGAGTTGGCCTCGGCCGTTATCGCATCGACGACGACGACATTGGTCGTATTTCTGCCGATTGTATTCGTGCAGGGCTTGACCGCGGATATTTTCCGCCCGCTTGCACTGACGGTCTGCTTCTCGCTGATCGCTTCGCTCGTCGTGGCGATTACGCTGATTCCGACGCTGTCCTCCAAAATCGTGTCGCAGAAGAAAATCGTGCAATCCGAGAAGAAGGGCTGGTATCTCCGCTTCTTCGGCTCGTTCGTCTCCGGATACAAGCGCATTCTGAAGTGGGCGCTGGGACACCGCAAGACGACGGTGTTCGCTACGATCCTTCTGCTCGTGGGCAGCTTCTTCCTTGCTCCGTTCATCGGCATGGAATTCATGCCGGGCGGCGATCAGGGGCAGATTCAGATCAGCGTTCAGACGCCAAGCGGCACGAGTCTGGAGGAGACGAAGAAGGTGGCTGACGATGTGGCGGCCCTGTTGAAGCCGTATGAGAGCATCATCGAGACCGCCTCGGAGTCGATTGGCGGAGGCGGCCCATTCGGGGGCGGCGCCAATTCGGCTACCTTCACAATCCAGCTCATCCGGGCGACCGAACGCGATATGACGACGAAGGCGATGATGCAGGAGCTGACGGATGCGGTAAGCGATATCCCTGGAGCGGAGATTACCGTCTCCGCCATGGAATCCGGCCTCGGCGCGGGCTCGCCGATTCAGATCAAGCTGAATGGGCAGGAACAGGACGTGCTGGAAGAGGTCGCCGCACAGGTCGTCTGGCTCATTTCCGATATACAAGGGGTCTATAATGCGGATTCTTCGGCGGCCGAGGGCAATGCGGAGCTGAACATCTCGATCGACCGCAGCCTGGCCGCAACCTACGGCTTGTCCTATCAGCAGATCATGAACGAGATCTCGCTGGCGATGAACGGTCAGCTTGCGACCCAGTACCGCGAAGGCGGCAATGAATATGACGTGCGCGTCATCCTGCCGGAAGCGGAACGGGACAGCATCTCCGCCTTGAATGCGCTGACGATTCAATCGCAGACGGGCCAGTTAGTGCCGTTGTCCGCCGTCGCCCAATTCCAGCAGCTGCAGGGGCCGGTTATGATTCAACGGGAGAATCAGCAGCGGCAGATCAACGTAACGGCCGATCTGGCCGGAAGAGACTTGGGCAGCGTATCGGTCGAGATCGAACAAGCGCTGCAGAAGATGAACTTCCCGGAAGGATACACCTACTCGATGGGCGGCGAGACCGAAGAAATGATGAATTCATTCGCCGATCTGGCAATCGCGCTCGTCTTCTCCATCTTCCTCGTCTACGTCGTCATGGCGGTGCAGTTCGAATCGCTGCTGTATCCGTTCATTATTATGTTCTCGATGCCGACCATGTTCGTCGGAGTCCTTTTCGGTCTGTTCATTACCGGGACGCCGCTCAGCGTGACGGCCTTAATCGGAGTCATTATGCTGGCCGGGGTTGTCGTGAACAACGCGATCATTCTCGTCGATTATATCAACATCCAGCGCAGATACGGGCTGGATCGGCATGAGGCGATTATGCAGGGAGCCCCGAGCCGGCTGCGTCCGATATTCATGACGACATTGACTACAGTGCTCGGCTTGATACCACTCGCGCTGGGCATCGGGGAAGGCGCGGAGATGCAGGCGCCGCTGGCCATCGTTGTCATCTTCGGCCTCTGCTGCTCGACCATCTTTACCCTGCTGCTGGTGCCGGTCATGTATACGTACTTGGATGATTTCTCGAATTGGATCAAGCGCCTGTTCACGAGAAAGAACAAGACAGAAGCCGCGCATGAAGCAGCCGTATAA
- a CDS encoding TetR/AcrR family transcriptional regulator yields MATTKREDILQAALQLFTDRGFDATTVPMIAESANVGAGTIYRYFENKEVLLNSLFQECAERFFQTVTHGFPASGTVRQQFHHIFVQTIHFAKGNREAFSFIDSHLNPRLLDEKSLKSFESGMNFIRDFLVQGQEQGIISPLPPNALISIFYGALVKLFETIRAEVLEETDELLAGVEECCWNAIRVH; encoded by the coding sequence GTGGCGACGACGAAGCGAGAAGATATTTTACAGGCAGCATTGCAATTATTTACTGACCGCGGCTTTGATGCGACTACCGTGCCGATGATAGCCGAGAGCGCCAATGTGGGAGCCGGTACCATTTACCGGTATTTCGAAAACAAGGAAGTCCTGCTGAATTCATTGTTTCAAGAATGCGCGGAGAGGTTTTTCCAGACGGTAACTCATGGTTTTCCCGCATCCGGAACCGTGCGGCAGCAATTTCATCACATTTTTGTGCAAACGATCCATTTTGCCAAAGGAAACAGAGAAGCGTTTTCGTTCATTGATTCCCACTTGAATCCCCGACTGCTGGACGAGAAAAGTCTGAAATCGTTTGAATCGGGCATGAATTTTATTCGTGACTTCTTGGTCCAAGGGCAGGAGCAAGGAATCATCTCCCCATTGCCGCCGAATGCCTTGATCTCTATTTTTTACGGCGCTCTCGTCAAACTGTTCGAAACGATCCGGGCGGAGGTATTGGAGGAAACGGACGAGCTTCTTGCCGGCGTGGAGGAATGTTGTTGGAATGCGATACGGGTCCATTGA
- a CDS encoding bifunctional cytochrome P450/NADPH--P450 reductase: protein MTIAIPQPRTYGPLGNLPQLDTEMPIQSFMKLAEEYGEFFRLKLPFGHLHIVSGYELVKELTDPSRFDKIVDKTVLEKVRAILGDGLFTSETEEPNWRKAHNILLPSFGRTAMRGYFDKMLEIAIQLVQKWSRLNPDESVDVPEDMTRLALDTIGLCGFNYRFNSFYREQSHPFVASMVRALSETMSQAQRLGIQDMLMVKSRRQLRHDLEFMFSLVDKIIAERKAHGQQEEDDLLAHMLKGQDPETGESLDDTNIRHQIITFLIAGHETTSGLLSFALYYLLNNPDKMQKGYDEVDRVLTEPLPTYAQVKNLKYVRMILDEALRLWPTAPGFSLQAKQDTVLAGKYAVNQGDRMVVLIPQLHRDVSAWGEDAEAFRPERFEDPSRVPHDAYKPFGIGQRACIGQQFALQEATLVLGMLLKHFEFIDHTRYELKVKETLTVKPDGFTIKVRPRGRQTGFIIGGGGSGTPALRKNAAEREALDPAERHDTPLLVLYGSDLGTAEGIARELADTARYQGFQSKVAPLDDYAGKLPAEGVIYIVTSSYNGMPPHNARGFVQWLGEVSPGELDGIRYCVFGCGDRNWASTFQSVPTWIDAQMAAKGGQRLVPLDGGDVGGDFETEVENWRDRLWPAVMSSLGLSFQAMGRQAGPDLSMDVVRGMIEAPLAESHNAHYAKVVANRELQKAGGGRSTRHIEIALPEGVVYQEGDHLGVLPQNRKGLVERVLKRFGLDGNDHVILTTSGLRVAHLPLDRPVKLYELLGRSVELQEAATRAQIRELAARTACPPHKRELEALLEEEAYQFHILQQRISMLDLLEKYTACELPFEQFLELLPPLKARYYSISSSPRVQPRQASITVSVVQGPAWSGQGEYRGVASNYLAGLQAGDSVIMFIRTPESGFRLPEDPGTPVIMVGPGVGIAPFRGFLQARRELKREGARLGPAHLYFGCRDAADHIYREELEQFQQEGLVAVHTAFSRIPGQPKTYVQHLIQQREMELIGLLERGGYFYVCGDGSRMAPGVEAALRQSCQTVHGIGEAEAQAWLARLEAEGRYVKDVWAGGKA from the coding sequence ATGACGATTGCGATTCCACAGCCCAGAACGTATGGGCCGCTTGGCAACCTGCCCCAGCTCGATACGGAAATGCCGATTCAGTCGTTCATGAAGCTGGCGGAAGAGTATGGTGAATTTTTTCGTTTAAAGCTGCCGTTTGGACATTTGCACATTGTGTCGGGCTATGAATTGGTGAAGGAGCTTACCGATCCGTCCCGCTTTGACAAAATCGTCGACAAAACCGTGCTGGAAAAGGTACGCGCCATCTTGGGGGACGGGTTGTTCACTTCGGAAACCGAAGAGCCGAATTGGCGGAAGGCTCACAATATATTGCTCCCGAGCTTCGGCCGGACGGCGATGCGCGGATATTTCGACAAGATGCTGGAGATCGCAATCCAACTGGTGCAGAAGTGGTCACGCCTGAATCCGGATGAGAGCGTGGACGTGCCGGAAGATATGACGCGGCTGGCGCTGGATACGATCGGGCTATGCGGCTTCAATTACCGGTTTAACAGCTTTTACCGCGAACAATCTCATCCATTTGTCGCCAGCATGGTGCGGGCGCTCAGCGAGACGATGAGCCAAGCGCAGCGCCTCGGCATTCAAGATATGCTGATGGTGAAGTCGAGACGCCAGCTCCGGCATGATCTCGAATTCATGTTCTCCCTGGTCGACAAAATTATTGCCGAACGGAAGGCCCACGGTCAGCAAGAAGAGGATGACCTGCTGGCACACATGCTGAAAGGCCAAGATCCGGAGACGGGAGAGTCGCTGGATGACACGAATATTCGGCATCAGATTATTACGTTCCTGATTGCCGGTCATGAGACGACGAGCGGTTTATTATCCTTTGCGCTCTACTATCTGTTGAACAATCCCGACAAGATGCAAAAGGGATACGATGAGGTAGACCGCGTGTTAACGGAGCCGCTTCCCACTTACGCCCAAGTGAAGAACTTGAAATACGTCCGCATGATTCTCGATGAAGCGCTGCGCCTGTGGCCGACGGCTCCCGGATTTTCATTGCAGGCGAAGCAGGATACGGTGCTCGCGGGAAAATATGCGGTGAATCAAGGGGACCGGATGGTTGTTCTGATTCCCCAACTGCATCGGGACGTGTCCGCCTGGGGAGAGGATGCGGAGGCGTTCCGTCCGGAACGGTTCGAGGACCCGAGCCGGGTGCCGCATGATGCGTACAAGCCGTTCGGAATCGGGCAGCGGGCCTGCATCGGGCAGCAATTCGCGCTGCAAGAGGCGACGCTGGTGCTGGGAATGCTGCTCAAGCATTTCGAGTTCATCGATCATACCCGTTACGAGTTGAAGGTGAAGGAAACGCTGACGGTGAAGCCCGATGGCTTCACGATAAAAGTCCGCCCCCGCGGCAGACAAACCGGCTTTATTATCGGAGGCGGCGGGAGCGGGACGCCAGCGCTGAGGAAAAATGCGGCCGAACGGGAAGCATTGGATCCGGCGGAGCGCCATGATACCCCGTTGCTCGTGCTGTACGGCTCCGATCTGGGCACGGCCGAGGGGATTGCCCGCGAGCTGGCGGATACGGCGCGTTACCAGGGCTTCCAGAGCAAGGTCGCGCCGCTGGACGATTATGCCGGGAAGCTGCCTGCGGAGGGCGTGATCTATATCGTCACGTCGTCCTATAACGGCATGCCGCCCCATAATGCCCGCGGCTTCGTGCAGTGGCTGGGCGAGGTGAGTCCCGGCGAATTGGATGGGATTCGCTATTGCGTCTTCGGCTGCGGCGATCGCAACTGGGCCAGCACCTTTCAGAGCGTTCCGACATGGATTGACGCGCAGATGGCGGCCAAAGGGGGGCAGCGGCTTGTACCGCTGGACGGCGGCGATGTTGGCGGCGATTTCGAGACCGAGGTGGAGAATTGGCGCGATCGGCTCTGGCCTGCCGTGATGAGTTCGTTAGGTCTGAGCTTCCAAGCAATGGGGCGCCAAGCAGGTCCCGATCTGTCTATGGATGTGGTCCGGGGCATGATAGAAGCGCCGCTTGCCGAATCGCATAACGCCCATTATGCCAAGGTCGTTGCGAACCGCGAGCTTCAAAAAGCAGGAGGGGGACGCAGCACGCGCCATATTGAAATTGCGCTTCCGGAGGGGGTCGTGTATCAAGAGGGCGACCATTTGGGCGTGCTCCCTCAGAATCGGAAGGGGCTGGTCGAACGCGTCTTGAAGCGCTTCGGCTTGGATGGCAACGATCATGTCATTCTGACAACGTCCGGCTTGCGTGTGGCGCACCTGCCGCTGGATCGTCCTGTCAAGCTGTACGAGCTGCTCGGCCGCAGCGTGGAATTGCAGGAGGCCGCGACCCGGGCGCAGATACGCGAGCTTGCCGCACGGACCGCATGCCCGCCCCATAAGCGGGAGCTCGAAGCTTTGCTGGAGGAAGAGGCATACCAGTTCCATATTTTGCAGCAGCGGATATCAATGCTTGATTTGCTGGAAAAGTATACGGCGTGTGAACTGCCGTTCGAACAGTTTTTGGAGCTGCTGCCTCCGCTAAAAGCGAGATACTATTCGATCTCCAGTTCTCCGCGCGTCCAGCCGCGGCAGGCGAGCATTACGGTTAGCGTAGTGCAAGGTCCGGCCTGGAGCGGCCAAGGCGAGTACCGGGGCGTCGCATCCAATTATCTTGCCGGCTTGCAGGCGGGAGATTCCGTCATCATGTTCATCCGCACGCCAGAGTCAGGCTTCCGGCTTCCTGAAGATCCGGGAACTCCGGTGATTATGGTCGGACCGGGGGTAGGGATCGCGCCGTTCCGCGGGTTCCTTCAGGCTCGCCGCGAGCTCAAACGGGAAGGGGCCCGGCTTGGCCCGGCGCATCTCTATTTCGGCTGCCGCGATGCAGCGGATCATATCTATCGGGAAGAACTGGAGCAGTTCCAGCAAGAGGGGCTTGTTGCGGTCCACACCGCATTTTCACGGATTCCGGGACAGCCGAAAACGTATGTCCAGCATCTGATCCAGCAGCGGGAAATGGAACTCATCGGCCTGCTGGAGCGGGGAGGATACTTCTATGTCTGCGGCGACGGAAGCAGAATGGCTCCGGGGGTAGAAGCTGCCTTGCGCCAGAGCTGTCAGACGGTTCACGGCATTGGCGAAGCGGAGGCGCAAGCATGGCTCGCCCGGCTCGAGGCCGAAGGACGTTACGTCAAAGATGTATGGGCCGGCGGAAAGGCTTGA